One part of the Arthrobacter tumbae genome encodes these proteins:
- a CDS encoding WXG100 family type VII secretion target, with translation MSNVTHGNNPEQMGQLAQLLTQKSEELNQTANQLTQQLGNTAWVGPDSERFRGEWETHRAQLTQIAAQLQEVSATVQRNRQDQEATSNA, from the coding sequence ATGAGCAACGTTACGCACGGTAACAATCCGGAGCAGATGGGACAGCTGGCACAGCTGCTTACCCAGAAGTCCGAAGAACTGAACCAGACCGCCAACCAGCTGACGCAGCAGCTTGGCAACACAGCCTGGGTTGGCCCGGACTCCGAGCGGTTCCGCGGGGAGTGGGAAACCCACCGCGCGCAGCTGACCCAGATTGCAGCCCAGCTGCAGGAAGTCAGCGCAACCGTACAGCGCAACCGCCAGGATCAGGAAGCAACCTCGAACGCGTAG
- a CDS encoding FtsK/SpoIIIE domain-containing protein, whose protein sequence is MLLRLTLRRDPDPAKDLAVTVDGLATVSDVARELYVADPARAGAEPPGELSLTVEESYVAGGMRGRTLNPDVSLFESGLRPGSAVTISRVSDQFNVPGQDRGPAVATLRVLSGPDAGKEFSLPAGASYLGRDRNCDIRFSDPMMSKRHARINVADGIEIIDTNSANGLLMGGTRVERTTLTSADEITLGDTTLAVVPLTRAYSSDPTSPVVEFNRSPRVVPAFIEKPKQIPAGPRRPNPMRFPYLLLIAPILLGAIMFSITRSPFSLIFILMMPMILVGSYLDQRINAKRTFREAVAQFRDSMAFFRSDIERTRKVERAVRHAEAPSVADTVDAVYKLGPLLWTHRPEHDFFLSLRFGTGRAPSRIELAEPAGSDTLPEFSEEIRDAAEEYAYIDDVPIVASLRLSGALGVAGARGVVDDVARGLVIQAIGLHSPAELTVVALTSVQSKERWGWLQWLPHTGSVHSPLTGDHLAAGPAAAGLLLSRLEDLVSVRAAERSGIALRGRLDPTKEVEQPVPVTPSVLVVVEDDVTVDRARLTRVAEAGADVGVHVLWVAGTVAALPAACRDFLFVDGDAANVSGQVRLGELSTPVSCESVDLELAGQLARMLTPVVDVGKPVEDDSDLPRAVSYVTLAGHELVEATTAVADRWTENNSVASRAVPNRKHQGSLRALVGSKGVEPMYLDLKAEGPHALVGGTTGAGKSEFLQSWVLGMAAAYSPDRLTFLFVDYKGGAAFADCVKLPHTVGLVTDLSPHLVRRALTSLRAELHYREHLFNRKKAKDLLAMERDADPETPPSLVIVVDEFAALAREVPEFVDGVVDIAARGRSLGLHLILATQRPSGVIKDNLRANTNLRIALRMADTDDSQDILGTPMAAYFSPTIPGRGAAKTGPGRIQSFQTGYAGGWTTRAPARPRIDVVEMNFGSGTRWESAADEVVSEPGGPNDIARIVGNVSQAALELGIKPPRKPWLAELADAYDFSKLPNPRTDESLLLGVTDDPEHQEQPTVFYQPDVDGNLAILGSGGSGKSTALRTLAIGCAVTVRGGPVQVYGIDCASNGLQMLGQLPHVGAILDGDDSERIGRLLRYLRGIITERADRFADVRAGSISEYRRLAGRPDEPRILLLVDGITTFRETYEFKGRERHFELFQQIATDGRPMGVHIVVTGERTNSLPPSLASSISRRIVLRMAAKDDYSTLGVPRDVLSSSSPPGRGLLDGLEVQLAVFGGNANLELQAREVERMRDAMLRQGVPQAPGVLSLPESIDLDVLPAAQAGTAVIGVDDFNLEPAAVAATGAFMVSGPPGSGRTVALVTLAAALQKSSPNVRRIYLGARRSTVASLGLWDEAYVTAALVQPELSRLATLADGAEGSVAFFIEGLTEFSDSLAELELSSLVKAAVKAGQWVVGEAETSTWSSAWNLSGPFKSGRRGLLLNPNELDGDTLLNTSLGRTAGNRFIPGRGYVIGRGKAYKLQVATTMGGLD, encoded by the coding sequence ATGTTGCTGCGCCTCACCCTGCGGCGAGATCCCGACCCCGCGAAGGATCTCGCTGTCACCGTGGACGGGCTCGCTACCGTCAGCGATGTTGCCCGCGAGCTGTATGTGGCTGATCCGGCGCGCGCGGGGGCTGAACCTCCCGGTGAGTTGTCCCTGACAGTCGAGGAGTCCTACGTTGCCGGCGGCATGCGCGGCAGGACGCTCAATCCCGACGTCAGCCTCTTCGAGTCGGGTCTGCGGCCGGGGTCCGCCGTGACCATCAGCCGGGTCAGCGACCAGTTCAACGTGCCCGGCCAGGACCGGGGGCCGGCCGTCGCCACGCTCCGGGTTCTGTCAGGGCCCGACGCCGGCAAGGAATTTTCGCTGCCGGCCGGCGCCAGCTACCTGGGCCGGGACCGCAACTGCGATATCCGTTTTTCCGATCCGATGATGTCCAAACGTCATGCGCGGATCAACGTCGCGGACGGAATTGAGATCATCGATACAAACTCTGCCAACGGCCTCCTCATGGGCGGCACGAGGGTGGAACGGACAACCCTGACCAGCGCGGATGAGATCACGCTGGGCGACACCACCCTCGCCGTGGTGCCGCTGACCCGCGCCTACTCCTCGGACCCCACCAGCCCTGTGGTCGAATTCAACCGCTCGCCGCGGGTGGTCCCGGCATTTATCGAGAAGCCCAAGCAGATTCCAGCGGGCCCCCGCAGGCCGAACCCCATGCGCTTTCCGTACCTGCTGCTCATCGCGCCGATCCTGCTGGGCGCCATCATGTTCTCCATTACGCGCAGCCCGTTCAGCCTGATTTTCATCCTCATGATGCCGATGATCCTGGTGGGCAGCTACCTGGACCAGCGGATCAACGCCAAGCGGACCTTCCGGGAGGCTGTGGCACAATTCCGCGACTCGATGGCGTTCTTCCGAAGCGACATCGAACGGACGCGGAAGGTGGAGCGGGCCGTCCGGCACGCCGAGGCGCCCTCGGTAGCGGACACGGTCGACGCCGTGTACAAGCTGGGACCGCTGCTGTGGACGCACCGCCCGGAGCATGACTTCTTCCTGAGCCTGCGGTTCGGAACCGGGCGTGCACCGTCGCGGATCGAGCTGGCCGAACCTGCCGGTTCCGACACACTGCCCGAGTTCTCGGAGGAAATCCGCGACGCCGCCGAGGAGTACGCCTACATCGACGACGTCCCCATCGTCGCGAGCCTTCGGCTGTCCGGCGCACTCGGTGTGGCTGGAGCACGCGGGGTTGTGGACGACGTCGCGCGCGGACTGGTCATCCAGGCCATCGGGCTACATTCGCCGGCCGAACTGACCGTGGTGGCGCTGACCTCGGTGCAGTCGAAGGAACGGTGGGGCTGGCTGCAGTGGCTTCCGCACACCGGCTCGGTCCACAGTCCTTTGACCGGTGACCATCTGGCGGCCGGACCGGCCGCGGCGGGACTGCTGCTGTCCCGGCTGGAGGATCTGGTGTCGGTCCGCGCTGCCGAACGCTCGGGTATTGCCCTTCGCGGGCGCCTGGACCCCACGAAGGAAGTGGAACAGCCCGTGCCGGTCACGCCATCGGTCCTCGTGGTCGTGGAGGATGATGTCACGGTTGACCGAGCCCGCCTGACCCGCGTAGCCGAGGCCGGCGCTGACGTCGGCGTCCATGTCCTGTGGGTCGCCGGGACGGTCGCGGCGCTGCCCGCGGCCTGCCGCGACTTCCTCTTTGTCGACGGCGACGCAGCGAATGTCAGCGGCCAGGTGCGGTTGGGTGAATTGTCGACGCCGGTCAGCTGCGAGAGCGTCGACCTTGAGCTGGCAGGGCAGCTGGCGCGGATGCTGACTCCCGTCGTCGACGTCGGCAAGCCTGTGGAGGATGACTCGGACCTGCCGCGCGCCGTCTCCTACGTGACCCTGGCGGGCCATGAACTGGTGGAGGCGACGACGGCGGTCGCCGACCGCTGGACGGAGAACAACTCGGTGGCATCCCGTGCGGTGCCGAACCGGAAGCATCAGGGGTCGCTTCGTGCGCTGGTGGGTTCCAAGGGCGTTGAGCCGATGTACCTGGACCTCAAGGCCGAGGGCCCCCACGCCCTGGTTGGTGGCACCACCGGCGCCGGAAAATCCGAGTTCCTGCAGTCCTGGGTGCTCGGCATGGCTGCTGCTTACAGCCCTGACCGGCTCACGTTCCTGTTCGTCGACTACAAGGGTGGAGCGGCGTTTGCCGACTGCGTGAAGCTGCCGCATACGGTGGGGCTGGTCACTGACCTGTCGCCGCACCTGGTGCGGCGCGCGCTGACCTCGCTGCGGGCCGAGCTGCACTACCGGGAGCACCTGTTCAACCGCAAGAAGGCCAAGGACCTCCTGGCTATGGAGCGGGACGCGGACCCGGAGACGCCTCCCTCCCTCGTCATCGTTGTGGACGAGTTCGCGGCGCTCGCCCGGGAAGTGCCGGAGTTCGTGGACGGGGTGGTGGACATCGCGGCGCGCGGCCGGTCACTCGGCCTGCACCTGATCCTGGCAACGCAGCGGCCGTCGGGGGTCATCAAGGACAACCTCCGGGCCAATACCAACCTTCGGATAGCGCTGCGGATGGCCGACACGGATGATTCGCAGGACATCCTCGGGACGCCGATGGCTGCGTACTTCAGCCCCACCATTCCGGGACGAGGGGCTGCCAAAACCGGGCCGGGTCGCATCCAGAGCTTTCAGACCGGCTATGCGGGAGGCTGGACCACGCGTGCGCCGGCGCGTCCGCGCATCGATGTGGTGGAGATGAATTTCGGCTCAGGCACGCGGTGGGAATCCGCAGCCGATGAGGTTGTCTCCGAGCCGGGCGGACCTAATGACATCGCGCGGATCGTGGGCAACGTTTCCCAGGCGGCGCTGGAGCTTGGTATCAAACCGCCGCGCAAGCCCTGGCTGGCCGAACTGGCCGACGCCTACGACTTCTCCAAGCTGCCCAACCCGCGTACGGATGAATCGCTGCTGCTTGGTGTCACTGATGATCCTGAGCACCAGGAGCAGCCCACCGTGTTCTACCAGCCGGACGTCGACGGGAACCTGGCAATCCTTGGTTCCGGTGGGTCCGGCAAGTCCACGGCCCTGCGGACGCTTGCCATCGGGTGTGCCGTGACGGTGCGCGGCGGTCCGGTGCAGGTGTACGGCATCGACTGCGCCTCCAACGGGCTGCAGATGCTCGGTCAGTTGCCGCACGTGGGCGCGATTCTTGACGGGGATGATTCCGAACGGATCGGCAGGCTGCTCCGGTACCTGCGGGGCATCATCACCGAGCGCGCTGACCGGTTCGCCGACGTTCGGGCCGGGAGTATCTCCGAGTACCGGAGGCTCGCGGGTCGGCCTGACGAACCGAGAATCCTGCTCCTGGTCGACGGCATCACAACCTTCCGGGAGACCTACGAGTTCAAGGGGCGGGAGCGACACTTCGAACTGTTCCAGCAGATCGCGACCGATGGCCGTCCCATGGGTGTGCACATTGTCGTGACCGGTGAACGCACAAACTCCCTGCCGCCGTCGTTGGCTTCCTCCATCAGCCGCCGGATCGTCCTGCGGATGGCAGCCAAGGACGACTACTCGACTCTCGGGGTGCCGCGCGACGTACTTTCGAGCTCGTCACCGCCCGGGCGCGGACTGCTGGACGGGCTGGAAGTGCAGCTCGCCGTCTTCGGCGGCAACGCCAACCTGGAACTGCAGGCCCGCGAGGTCGAGCGCATGCGTGACGCCATGCTGCGCCAGGGCGTTCCGCAGGCGCCAGGCGTGCTCAGCCTGCCCGAGTCAATTGACCTGGACGTGCTGCCGGCGGCGCAGGCGGGAACGGCGGTGATCGGCGTCGACGACTTCAACCTTGAGCCCGCAGCCGTCGCTGCAACAGGGGCCTTCATGGTGTCCGGACCGCCCGGGTCCGGGCGGACCGTTGCGCTGGTGACGCTGGCGGCGGCGCTGCAGAAGTCGTCGCCGAATGTCAGGAGGATCTACCTCGGTGCGCGGCGATCGACGGTGGCGTCGCTTGGTCTGTGGGACGAGGCGTATGTAACGGCAGCACTGGTGCAGCCGGAGCTATCGCGGCTCGCAACGTTGGCGGACGGTGCCGAGGGGTCGGTGGCGTTCTTCATCGAGGGACTGACGGAGTTCAGCGATTCGCTGGCGGAACTCGAGCTGTCGTCGCTGGTGAAGGCTGCAGTGAAAGCCGGGCAGTGGGTGGTCGGGGAGGCAGAGACCTCGACCTGGTCCAGCGCCTGGAACCTGTCCGGTCCGTTCAAGTCGGGGAGGCGGGGGCTTCTGCTCAACCCGAACGAGCTCGACGGCGACACACTCCTGAACACGTCGCTCGGACGGACGGCCGGAAACCGCTTCATACCGGGCCGCGGATACGTCATCGGCCGCGGAAAGGCCTACAAGCTACAGGTCGCTACAACCATGGGCGGCCTGGACTGA
- a CDS encoding GNAT family N-acetyltransferase — protein sequence MDINIRSADRNDFGEIRRITVAAYSDAGYIDDEYAYNHILAAIEEGYSGSSLLVAESAGRIVGSVFVTRAGGDFSDVAHDGELEFRMLAVEPGEQHKGIAHGLVAAVIERARIDPDVSAVVLTIAPNMDGQHKLYESMDFVRVPARNFLLSDTFALHVYKLTL from the coding sequence ATGGACATTAACATCAGGTCGGCGGACAGGAACGATTTCGGAGAGATCCGGCGGATTACTGTGGCTGCGTATTCGGATGCCGGATACATCGACGATGAGTACGCGTATAACCACATCCTGGCGGCAATCGAGGAGGGATACTCCGGGTCATCTTTACTGGTTGCGGAATCGGCCGGAAGGATTGTGGGATCGGTTTTTGTTACCAGGGCCGGCGGTGACTTCAGCGATGTTGCCCACGACGGTGAACTTGAGTTCCGGATGCTTGCTGTCGAGCCCGGCGAACAGCACAAGGGGATTGCGCACGGGCTGGTGGCAGCCGTGATCGAGCGGGCACGGATAGATCCCGATGTGTCGGCGGTTGTCCTGACAATCGCACCGAACATGGATGGACAGCACAAGCTTTACGAGTCAATGGACTTCGTCAGGGTGCCGGCCCGGAACTTCCTGCTATCCGACACTTTCGCGCTCCACGTCTACAAGCTCACTCTCTAG
- the ligA gene encoding NAD-dependent DNA ligase LigA, translating to MPADEVPADSLKEEYGALVEEVRRHRFAYYNENAPLVSDAEFDELFRRLEQIEAEHPELISNDSPTQEVGGDVSAAFSPVQHLQRMYSLEDVFSTDELEAWVRRAEASIESQRPGSGVSWLTELKIDGLAVNLLYRNGELVRAATRGDGATGEDITHNVLTIKTIPRRLKGSGHPVEVEIRGEVFFPSKEFAQLNESMVEAGKAPFANPRNAAAGSLRQKDPALTAQRPLDMYVHGIGAREGLDAGSQSETYGLLEQWGLPVSPYFKVFGSYQEVCDFIQHYGAHRHGLLHEIDGIVVKVDSFALQRALGHTSRVPRWAVAYKYPPEEVNTKLLDIRVNVGRTGRVTPYGMMVPVKVAGSTVEMATLHNQEVVKAKGVLIGDIVVLRKAGDVIPEIVGPVVALRPQQDPPPHEFVMPTECPSCGTPLAPAKEGDVDIRCPNAKSCPSQLRERVFHVAGRGAFDIEALGWEAAIALTQPAEPQDPPLTTEANLFRLTPEKLADVRILRDKKVKGVVSGQELVPYFYTRGTAKKPSEPTANTRKLFAELEKAKSQPLWRVLVALSVRHVGPTASRALATAFGSMERIRSASEEELANVDGVGPTIAAALKEWFAEDWHCEIVDRWAEDGVRMADEVDASMPRTLEGLTVVVTGSLEGFSRDEAKEAIIQRGGKASGSVSKNTSYVVAGENAGTKLDKAEQLGLPVLDEDGFRKLLEEGSV from the coding sequence CTGCCCGCCGATGAAGTGCCGGCTGACTCCCTGAAGGAGGAATACGGCGCGCTTGTCGAGGAGGTTCGGCGGCACCGCTTCGCCTACTACAACGAGAATGCGCCGCTCGTCTCGGATGCGGAGTTCGATGAACTGTTTCGCCGGTTGGAGCAGATCGAGGCAGAGCACCCGGAGCTGATTTCCAACGATTCCCCTACGCAGGAAGTCGGCGGGGATGTGTCGGCCGCCTTCTCGCCGGTGCAGCATCTGCAACGGATGTACAGCCTGGAAGACGTGTTTTCCACGGATGAGCTCGAGGCGTGGGTCCGGCGTGCCGAGGCCAGCATCGAGTCGCAGCGCCCGGGAAGCGGCGTGTCGTGGCTGACCGAGCTGAAGATCGACGGCCTCGCGGTCAATCTCCTGTACCGCAACGGCGAACTGGTCCGGGCAGCAACCCGTGGTGACGGAGCGACCGGTGAGGACATCACGCACAATGTCCTCACCATCAAGACCATCCCGCGCAGGCTGAAGGGCTCCGGCCATCCGGTGGAGGTGGAAATCCGGGGGGAGGTGTTCTTTCCCTCGAAGGAATTCGCCCAGCTCAACGAGTCGATGGTTGAAGCGGGCAAGGCGCCCTTCGCCAATCCCCGCAATGCTGCGGCGGGCTCACTCCGGCAGAAGGACCCGGCGCTCACTGCGCAGCGGCCGCTGGATATGTATGTGCACGGTATCGGTGCGCGGGAGGGGCTGGATGCCGGAAGCCAGTCGGAGACCTACGGTCTGCTTGAGCAGTGGGGGCTGCCCGTTTCGCCGTACTTCAAGGTGTTTGGTTCCTACCAGGAGGTCTGCGACTTCATTCAGCACTATGGCGCGCACCGTCATGGCCTGCTCCACGAAATCGACGGCATCGTCGTCAAGGTGGACAGCTTCGCCCTGCAGCGGGCGCTCGGACACACCTCACGTGTGCCGCGGTGGGCTGTCGCGTACAAGTATCCGCCGGAGGAAGTGAATACCAAGCTCCTGGACATCCGTGTCAATGTGGGCCGCACGGGGCGTGTGACGCCTTACGGCATGATGGTCCCGGTGAAGGTTGCCGGCTCCACGGTGGAGATGGCCACACTGCACAATCAGGAGGTCGTCAAGGCCAAGGGAGTGCTGATCGGCGATATCGTGGTGCTCCGCAAGGCCGGTGACGTCATCCCAGAAATTGTCGGTCCGGTGGTGGCGCTGCGCCCGCAGCAGGACCCGCCGCCGCACGAGTTCGTGATGCCAACAGAATGTCCCTCCTGCGGGACGCCGTTGGCACCTGCGAAAGAGGGCGACGTCGACATCCGGTGTCCCAACGCGAAGTCGTGCCCGTCCCAACTGAGGGAGAGGGTATTCCACGTAGCCGGGAGGGGAGCCTTCGACATCGAAGCGCTGGGCTGGGAAGCGGCGATCGCACTCACCCAGCCGGCAGAACCTCAGGATCCGCCGTTGACCACCGAAGCAAACCTGTTCAGGCTGACCCCGGAGAAGCTCGCCGACGTGCGGATTCTTCGCGACAAGAAGGTCAAGGGCGTGGTCAGCGGCCAGGAACTGGTTCCGTACTTCTATACCCGCGGTACCGCCAAGAAGCCTTCGGAGCCGACGGCGAACACGCGGAAACTGTTCGCCGAACTTGAGAAAGCGAAGTCGCAGCCTTTGTGGCGGGTATTGGTCGCGTTGTCCGTCCGCCATGTCGGACCCACGGCGTCGCGGGCGCTGGCCACGGCCTTCGGTTCAATGGAGCGGATCCGCAGCGCCAGCGAGGAGGAATTGGCCAACGTCGACGGCGTGGGCCCAACCATCGCGGCGGCTCTGAAGGAGTGGTTCGCGGAGGACTGGCACTGCGAGATCGTCGACCGGTGGGCAGAAGACGGAGTTCGAATGGCAGACGAGGTTGATGCGTCCATGCCACGCACGCTGGAGGGGCTCACCGTCGTCGTCACCGGTTCTCTTGAGGGCTTCAGCCGTGACGAAGCGAAGGAAGCCATTATCCAGCGGGGCGGCAAGGCATCGGGTTCGGTGTCGAAGAACACCAGTTACGTGGTGGCGGGGGAGAACGCGGGAACCAAGCTCGACAAGGCTGAGCAGCTTGGATTGCCGGTGCTGGACGAAGACGGTTTCCGCAAGTTGCTAGAGGAAGGAAGCGTATGA
- a CDS encoding DUF2087 domain-containing protein produces MTVSWQKVFSTLASERLREAYARAVLGEDVEAGSREFSKLVESELLLSDGSVNDAMFKDVLGAAAHARPQGVDRFFREGRLDGLPAGQADRLAVLEHLADRLFPAGQELDEPVVNLLVATLTRDIPTLRRAFVDSGFLLRNPDGTRYRRVSGG; encoded by the coding sequence GTGACGGTCAGCTGGCAGAAGGTCTTTTCGACGTTAGCGTCGGAACGTCTGCGTGAGGCGTATGCGCGGGCTGTTCTTGGTGAGGACGTCGAGGCGGGGTCAAGGGAGTTCTCAAAGCTTGTCGAGTCGGAATTGTTGCTGAGCGATGGATCCGTCAATGACGCGATGTTCAAGGACGTACTGGGTGCTGCTGCGCATGCACGGCCGCAGGGTGTCGATCGCTTCTTCCGCGAAGGCAGGCTCGATGGATTGCCGGCAGGTCAGGCGGACCGGCTGGCGGTGCTGGAACACCTTGCTGACCGCTTATTTCCTGCTGGTCAGGAGCTGGATGAGCCTGTGGTGAATTTGTTGGTTGCGACTCTCACGCGGGACATCCCAACCCTTCGGAGGGCGTTTGTCGACTCCGGATTCCTGTTGCGCAATCCGGACGGTACACGGTACCGGCGGGTGTCGGGCGGCTAA
- a CDS encoding HNH endonuclease signature motif containing protein, translated as MSLTAALDALPGERLRALPSFEFDDPADLSAPSIGDLLQILAAYASRFVAAFPGMGQDQLAEQATGIEDLSRTVEYLQVVAATAVDRSSAADGGRPAHINKTITDDDGGSGADSATGGVGFAFGLSGPSGGRSAYRCTAEYLRDRLRISRSEANRRLRLGSKLIPRITLTGEPLPATCEHLAAEVSAGVVSGKAATMINSALDRAQFTTNPATLDTMEAQLTASATRFDPDFLAKLIHRFEAHLDPDGPEPTDKELTNRQGVFLRGKKRGLHLLDIAATDEQYEYLTTIMNTATAPRTGRPTSGDGGQSGSEGSDGDGTSGGGAGPDDAPGLNDHEAPVETRTRAQLLLDGLVGACQVALATDKLPATGGQRPQVLVTVDYQTLLGDIETRTGTSLPATGTSTGTSNTGASFSPAAGASLAYTGPINARTARQIACDADIIPVVLGGQGEILDLGRAQRLFTTKQRKALIARDKGCAFPACTMPVHWTEAHHIQPWSHGGTTSTDNGVLLCAHHHHLIHQNEWTIHIKDRLPWFIPPPHIDPGQQPRRNHYWTLC; from the coding sequence ATGAGCCTGACAGCCGCACTCGACGCCCTTCCAGGCGAACGATTGCGTGCTCTCCCATCCTTCGAATTCGATGATCCGGCCGATTTGTCCGCGCCGTCGATCGGGGACCTGTTGCAGATCCTGGCCGCCTACGCCTCGCGTTTCGTGGCCGCGTTCCCGGGAATGGGACAGGATCAACTCGCCGAGCAGGCAACCGGAATCGAAGACCTCTCCCGGACGGTGGAGTACCTTCAGGTCGTCGCCGCCACCGCGGTGGATCGCAGCAGCGCCGCAGACGGCGGTAGGCCAGCCCACATCAACAAAACCATCACCGACGACGACGGCGGTAGTGGTGCCGATTCCGCCACTGGTGGTGTCGGTTTCGCGTTCGGTCTGTCCGGTCCTTCCGGTGGGCGCTCCGCTTACCGGTGCACCGCCGAGTACCTGCGGGACCGGCTACGCATCAGCAGAAGCGAAGCCAACCGCCGGCTCCGCCTCGGCTCCAAACTGATCCCCCGCATCACCCTCACCGGAGAACCGTTGCCCGCCACCTGTGAGCACCTCGCAGCCGAAGTCTCCGCCGGGGTAGTGTCCGGCAAAGCCGCCACCATGATCAACAGCGCCCTGGACCGGGCACAGTTCACCACCAACCCGGCCACCCTCGACACGATGGAAGCCCAACTCACCGCCAGCGCCACCCGCTTCGACCCCGACTTCCTCGCCAAACTCATCCACCGCTTCGAAGCCCACCTGGACCCCGACGGGCCCGAACCCACAGACAAGGAACTCACCAACCGCCAAGGCGTGTTCCTCCGCGGCAAAAAACGCGGCCTCCACCTGCTCGACATCGCAGCCACCGACGAACAATACGAATACCTCACAACCATCATGAACACCGCCACCGCCCCCCGCACCGGACGCCCCACCAGCGGCGACGGAGGCCAGAGCGGCAGCGAAGGGAGCGACGGCGACGGTACCAGCGGTGGCGGAGCAGGACCTGATGACGCGCCCGGACTCAACGACCACGAGGCGCCCGTCGAGACCAGGACCCGGGCACAACTGCTCCTGGACGGACTCGTCGGAGCCTGCCAAGTAGCCCTGGCCACCGACAAACTCCCCGCAACCGGCGGACAGCGGCCCCAAGTCCTCGTCACCGTCGACTACCAGACACTGCTCGGCGACATCGAAACCCGCACCGGCACCTCCTTACCAGCCACCGGTACGTCCACCGGCACTTCCAATACCGGCGCCTCCTTCTCCCCCGCCGCCGGGGCATCACTGGCATACACCGGGCCCATCAACGCACGCACAGCCCGTCAAATCGCCTGCGACGCCGACATCATCCCCGTCGTCCTCGGCGGACAGGGCGAAATCCTCGACCTCGGACGCGCACAACGGCTCTTCACAACCAAGCAACGCAAAGCCCTCATAGCCCGAGACAAGGGCTGCGCCTTCCCCGCCTGCACCATGCCGGTGCACTGGACCGAAGCCCACCACATCCAACCCTGGTCACACGGCGGAACCACCAGCACCGACAACGGCGTACTTCTCTGCGCCCATCACCACCATCTGATCCACCAAAACGAATGGACCATCCACATCAAGGACCGCCTCCCCTGGTTCATCCCACCCCCACACATCGACCCCGGACAGCAACCACGACGGAACCACTACTGGACACTCTGCTGA
- a CDS encoding ASCH domain-containing protein: protein MWNAYAKARPEAVAASPEYTVEHFGDSKRLANELLSLVMDGRKRATAELVAEFLARGDEVPRIGSHWIACDGGGAPRIIIRSTELRIGPFASSDAAFAADEGEDDGTLESWQREHRRYFTRVSAARGSQWSENDEIVFERFAVTWPPEHAD from the coding sequence ATGTGGAACGCATACGCCAAGGCACGTCCGGAAGCAGTGGCCGCCTCTCCCGAGTACACGGTTGAACACTTCGGCGATTCGAAGCGGCTGGCCAATGAACTCCTGAGCCTGGTCATGGACGGCAGGAAACGGGCGACCGCTGAACTCGTCGCTGAATTTCTGGCACGCGGTGACGAGGTACCGCGCATCGGTTCGCACTGGATCGCCTGCGACGGCGGCGGAGCGCCCCGCATCATCATCCGCAGTACAGAGCTTCGTATCGGCCCCTTCGCCAGTTCGGACGCGGCATTCGCCGCCGACGAAGGCGAAGACGACGGAACCCTCGAAAGCTGGCAGCGCGAACACCGTCGCTACTTCACACGGGTCAGCGCCGCTCGCGGCAGCCAATGGTCAGAAAATGACGAGATTGTCTTCGAGCGCTTCGCTGTCACCTGGCCGCCGGAACACGCCGACTGA
- a CDS encoding inositol monophosphatase family protein, with protein MNTSASPAELLHVALQAAEAGAAVLRKRGEGELQAENKSSDSDWVTAFDTAAERAVRDVIWRSRPHDAITGEEYGTTVPEGTPSGIRWSIDPLDGTTNFIRNIVYYGTSVAAVDNDGVWLAGVVHAPALDRVYWASRGQGAWVRVRGTVRQLHGPAAGRPGTLVGSGFTYNPGQRSQQLGELGELLAGHGDLRRIGSAALDLCMVADGTLDAYVERGLNEHDWAAGALIAEEAGVPVHRPGITAVLDGGPDEAERFSAFTVAGPQSVIDVAQRLESRA; from the coding sequence ATGAACACGAGCGCCAGTCCGGCAGAACTGCTGCATGTTGCGTTACAGGCCGCCGAAGCGGGCGCGGCGGTGTTGCGCAAGCGCGGTGAGGGCGAGCTGCAGGCGGAGAACAAGAGTTCGGACAGCGATTGGGTGACGGCCTTCGATACGGCTGCCGAGCGGGCTGTCCGTGATGTGATCTGGCGGTCCCGTCCACACGATGCGATCACCGGCGAGGAGTACGGAACCACGGTGCCTGAAGGGACTCCTTCCGGCATCCGCTGGTCTATCGATCCACTCGACGGAACCACCAATTTCATCCGCAACATCGTCTATTACGGTACGTCCGTGGCAGCGGTGGACAACGACGGCGTCTGGCTGGCCGGCGTCGTTCATGCGCCCGCGCTGGACCGCGTCTATTGGGCTTCGCGGGGCCAGGGTGCGTGGGTGCGTGTTCGGGGTACCGTGCGGCAGCTGCACGGTCCCGCTGCAGGCAGGCCCGGCACGCTGGTCGGCAGCGGATTCACCTACAACCCGGGTCAGCGTTCGCAGCAATTGGGTGAACTGGGCGAGCTGCTGGCCGGGCACGGCGATCTGCGGCGAATCGGGTCGGCTGCGCTGGATCTGTGCATGGTGGCCGACGGCACGCTGGATGCCTATGTCGAGCGCGGGCTGAATGAGCACGACTGGGCAGCCGGTGCGCTGATCGCCGAGGAAGCGGGAGTACCTGTGCACCGGCCCGGCATCACTGCAGTGCTCGACGGCGGGCCGGATGAAGCCGAGCGCTTTTCAGCTTTCACGGTGGCTGGTCCGCAGTCAGTTATCGATGTAGCGCAACGTCTGGAGTCCCGCGCGTGA